One part of the Thermodesulfovibrio sp. 3462-1 genome encodes these proteins:
- the clpP gene encoding ATP-dependent Clp endopeptidase proteolytic subunit ClpP — protein sequence MSIVPIVIEQTGRTERVYDIYSRLLKDRIIFIGTEINDQVANVVIAQLLFLQTEDPDKDIHIYINSPGGMVSSGLAIYDTMQYVKPDIATYCIGQASSMACVLLAAGTKGKRFALPHSRVMIHQPIGGFYGQATDVEIHAREILKMKDLLNKILAKHTGQPIEKIQKDTERDFFMSAEEAKEYGIVDEVITSIKK from the coding sequence ATGAGCATTGTTCCAATAGTAATAGAACAAACAGGAAGAACAGAAAGAGTTTATGACATATACTCAAGACTGCTAAAGGATAGGATTATTTTTATTGGCACAGAAATAAATGATCAGGTTGCCAATGTTGTAATAGCTCAGTTGCTTTTTCTTCAAACTGAAGATCCTGACAAAGACATTCATATTTACATAAACTCACCAGGAGGTATGGTATCAAGCGGACTTGCAATATATGATACAATGCAGTATGTAAAACCTGATATTGCCACATACTGTATCGGACAGGCTTCTTCAATGGCTTGTGTTCTTCTTGCAGCTGGAACAAAAGGAAAAAGATTTGCGCTACCTCATTCAAGGGTAATGATTCACCAGCCAATTGGTGGTTTTTATGGACAGGCAACGGATGTGGAGATTCATGCAAGAGAAATCTTAAAAATGAAAGATTTGCTCAATAAAATTCTTGCAAAACACACAGGACAGCCAATTGAAAAAATTCAGAAGGATACAGAAAGAGACTTTTTTATGTCAGCAGAAGAAGCAAAAGAATATGGAATTGTTGATGAAGTTATCACATCAATAAAAAAATAA